The following are from one region of the Vibrio parahaemolyticus genome:
- the ureA gene encoding urease subunit gamma, whose protein sequence is MELTPREKDKLLLFTAGLVAERRRARGLKLNYPEAIALISCEIMEGARDGRTVAELMSYGRTILTAEDVMEGVPEMITDIQVECTFPDGTKLVSIHDPIV, encoded by the coding sequence GTGGAACTAACACCAAGAGAGAAAGATAAGTTACTCCTTTTTACAGCAGGTTTGGTCGCGGAGCGACGCCGTGCACGAGGTTTAAAGCTGAACTACCCTGAAGCGATAGCTTTGATCAGTTGTGAGATTATGGAAGGTGCCCGTGATGGTCGAACGGTCGCTGAGCTTATGAGTTATGGGCGGACAATCTTAACCGCTGAAGATGTCATGGAAGGTGTACCTGAAATGATCACTGACATACAAGTCGAGTGTACATTTCCTGATGGGACTAAACTCGTATCGATCCATGACCCAATTGTGTAG
- the ureC gene encoding urease subunit alpha, with amino-acid sequence MSKISRQAYADMFGPTTGDCVRLADTELFLQVEQDFTIYGEEVKFGGGKVIRDGMGQSQVTNDGCVDVLITNALILDHWGIVKADIGIKNGRIAGIGKAGNPDIQPKVDIVIGPATEVIAGEGKIITAGGIDTHIHFICPQQAEEGLSSGVTTFIGGGTGPVAGTNATTVTPGIWNMHRMLEAVDELPINVGLFGKGCVSQPEAIREQIEAGAMGLKIHEDWGATPAAINNCLNVADEMDVQVAIHSDTLNEGGFYEETVRAIGDRVIHVFHTEGAGGGHAPDVIKSVGEPNIIPASTNPTMPYTINTVDEHLDMLMVCHHLDPSIPEDVAFAESRIRRETIAAEDILHDLGAISVMSSDSQAMGRVGEVITRTWQCANKMKLQRGSLEGDSAFNDNQRLKRYVAKYTINPAIAHGISHEVGSIEVGKLADIVIWDPAFFGIKPALVVKGGLVAYAPMGDVNAAIPTPQPVHYRPMYASYGKAMYSTSMIFMSQASIEAGVPEKLKLQSMIGQVKGCRNLSKQDMVHNSYTPTIELDSQTYLVKADGIPLVCEPATELPMTQRYFLF; translated from the coding sequence ATGAGTAAAATTTCGCGTCAGGCCTATGCCGATATGTTTGGGCCTACTACTGGCGATTGCGTGCGTTTAGCTGACACGGAGCTGTTTTTGCAAGTCGAACAGGATTTCACGATCTACGGCGAAGAGGTCAAGTTTGGCGGCGGTAAAGTCATTCGTGATGGTATGGGACAAAGCCAAGTGACGAATGATGGCTGTGTCGATGTTCTGATCACTAATGCGTTGATACTCGATCATTGGGGGATCGTGAAAGCTGACATTGGCATCAAAAACGGCAGAATAGCGGGCATTGGTAAAGCAGGAAATCCGGATATTCAGCCAAAAGTAGATATTGTCATTGGCCCAGCAACAGAGGTCATTGCTGGTGAAGGTAAAATTATCACCGCTGGTGGTATTGATACGCACATTCACTTTATCTGCCCACAACAAGCAGAAGAAGGCTTGTCATCGGGTGTCACTACTTTTATCGGTGGTGGCACTGGCCCTGTAGCTGGTACTAATGCTACAACAGTCACCCCTGGCATCTGGAATATGCACAGAATGTTGGAAGCAGTCGATGAGCTTCCTATCAACGTCGGGCTATTCGGAAAAGGTTGTGTGAGTCAACCAGAAGCGATCCGTGAGCAGATTGAAGCGGGCGCGATGGGCTTAAAAATCCATGAAGACTGGGGGGCAACTCCTGCAGCGATTAACAACTGTTTGAACGTTGCGGATGAGATGGATGTTCAAGTGGCCATTCACTCCGATACCCTTAATGAAGGTGGTTTCTATGAAGAAACTGTTCGTGCTATTGGTGATCGAGTCATTCACGTCTTTCACACTGAAGGGGCTGGTGGCGGTCATGCGCCTGATGTGATCAAGTCAGTAGGTGAACCTAACATCATTCCAGCATCAACAAACCCAACTATGCCTTACACCATAAATACAGTGGATGAGCACTTGGATATGTTGATGGTCTGCCATCACTTAGATCCTTCCATTCCGGAGGATGTGGCATTTGCTGAATCACGAATTCGTCGAGAAACAATTGCTGCCGAAGATATTCTTCATGATTTGGGGGCTATCTCTGTTATGTCATCGGACTCGCAAGCAATGGGACGAGTTGGAGAGGTAATTACTCGAACATGGCAATGTGCAAACAAAATGAAGTTGCAGCGCGGTTCTTTAGAAGGGGATAGCGCATTCAACGACAACCAACGTCTCAAACGTTATGTCGCGAAGTACACTATTAATCCAGCTATAGCACATGGCATCTCGCATGAAGTTGGTTCTATCGAGGTTGGTAAACTGGCAGATATCGTTATCTGGGACCCTGCCTTTTTTGGTATTAAACCTGCGCTTGTTGTTAAAGGTGGATTGGTAGCTTATGCCCCGATGGGAGACGTGAACGCAGCGATCCCAACGCCACAGCCTGTACACTATCGCCCAATGTATGCAAGCTATGGAAAGGCGATGTACAGCACATCAATGATTTTTATGTCGCAAGCGAGTATCGAAGCAGGGGTGCCTGAAAAACTGAAGCTACAAAGTATGATTGGTCAGGTAAAAGGTTGTCGAAACCTTTCTAAGCAAGACATGGTACACAACAGTTACACCCCGACGATTGAGCTAGACTCGCAGACCTATCTAGTTAAAGCTGATGGTATTCCTCTTGTGTGCGAGCCTGCAACAGAGCTACCAATGACGCAGCGCTATTTTTTATTCTAG
- a CDS encoding SVM family protein (Sequence-variable mosaic (SVM) proteins are highly divergent, but recognized by the shared signal peptide region that defines them.): protein MRVLNICLLKVFGMIFIREIRTKKN, encoded by the coding sequence ATGCGAGTTTTAAACATATGTCTTTTGAAGGTTTTTGGGATGATTTTTATACGCGAAATAAGGACAAAAAAAAACTGA
- a CDS encoding ABC transporter permease, with protein MSMNRHGLLMLLRTFLLLVVTVMGIVLLVSHSPTDPVNEFLGGNVFSVSSEQRDNIAHILGTNMSELDRLTDWLVQITHGEWGYSNYYQQPVSDVLKERSGNSLNLLVFSWSLTLCFGYGLGLVAGLKNKSALGKCLYYCSWILSCLPSFWVGIILIAIFALKLHWFPVGGATSLSIVNSTWQDNLQHMILPIVCLVLVGIGPLILHTKEKVVSLLDSDYVKYAQMHQIPKKRLICQYLIKGSLVPTVTLHFAAFAELLGNAVLIESVFNYPGLGNAFVYSGLTKDSHLLLALSLCTTLMIATGNAFANIIQRISQPSSFRP; from the coding sequence ATGTCAATGAACCGCCACGGCTTATTGATGTTGCTGAGAACATTTCTGCTCCTCGTGGTAACGGTGATGGGCATCGTACTACTAGTATCTCACTCCCCGACCGATCCGGTTAACGAGTTCTTAGGCGGCAATGTATTTTCAGTTTCCAGTGAGCAAAGGGATAACATCGCGCATATTCTAGGTACGAATATGTCCGAGCTAGATAGGCTCACCGATTGGCTTGTACAAATAACTCATGGGGAATGGGGATATTCAAACTATTACCAACAACCTGTTAGCGATGTGCTTAAAGAAAGAAGCGGTAATTCGCTTAACTTGTTGGTTTTCAGCTGGAGTCTGACCTTATGTTTTGGTTACGGTCTGGGGCTAGTAGCTGGACTTAAAAATAAAAGCGCACTAGGGAAATGTCTTTACTACTGCTCATGGATCTTATCTTGCTTACCCAGCTTTTGGGTCGGCATTATTCTCATTGCCATATTTGCACTTAAGTTGCACTGGTTCCCTGTAGGAGGAGCGACCTCATTGTCCATCGTTAACTCGACGTGGCAGGATAATTTACAACACATGATCTTACCTATCGTTTGTTTAGTTTTAGTTGGAATAGGCCCACTAATACTACACACCAAAGAAAAAGTAGTTTCATTACTTGATAGTGATTATGTCAAGTACGCGCAAATGCACCAAATACCAAAGAAGCGTTTGATCTGTCAATATTTAATTAAAGGAAGCCTTGTCCCTACAGTTACCTTACATTTTGCAGCTTTTGCCGAGTTGCTCGGTAACGCCGTGCTCATTGAAAGTGTTTTTAACTATCCCGGACTAGGTAATGCGTTTGTTTACTCTGGGCTAACGAAAGATAGTCATTTATTACTAGCATTAAGCTTGTGTACCACACTGATGATCGCCACCGGAAATGCATTCGCCAATATCATTCAGCGAATCAGCCAGCCTAGTAGCTTTCGTCCTTAA
- a CDS encoding urease subunit beta, producing the protein MIPGEIRVNHELGDIVLNEGRRTKTLRVSNLGDRPIQVGSHYHFFEVNKFLDFDRDEALGFRLNIPAGMAVRFEPGQRRTVELVTFAGKQEVYGFQGAIMGKLQDRS; encoded by the coding sequence ATGATTCCGGGTGAGATTAGAGTAAACCACGAATTAGGTGACATTGTTCTGAATGAAGGACGTCGAACCAAAACCTTACGTGTTTCTAATTTGGGTGATCGCCCTATACAAGTTGGGTCGCATTACCATTTTTTTGAAGTAAATAAATTCTTAGATTTTGACCGCGATGAAGCGTTGGGATTCCGCCTTAATATTCCCGCCGGAATGGCGGTTCGATTTGAGCCAGGCCAACGCCGAACCGTCGAACTGGTTACGTTTGCTGGTAAGCAAGAAGTCTACGGATTTCAGGGCGCAATAATGGGAAAATTACAGGATAGATCATGA
- a CDS encoding ABC transporter permease codes for MKTKSYWSTFAFIGLLIFAYFWPNSGQEMNLLARLSPPNYLHWFGTDWLGRDMFSRTLKALMHSLSMTGIAIFFSAIIALILAIIANLNRGWNMLIDFIVDCALSLPSLLLLMILTVSFGSGSQGVMFAIALSHWPKLTRLCKSEIQSLMCSDYISHALNFGHKKIHVILQHAFPHLLPQWMTGMLLLLPHGLLHSAALSFLGFGSDPTRASMGKIFDEANSYLLTGQWWLAVLPGLMLVFTIILLSHCTRVWVRNNHLRAPSCCL; via the coding sequence ATGAAAACAAAATCATACTGGTCAACATTTGCATTCATTGGACTACTGATTTTTGCTTACTTCTGGCCCAACTCAGGTCAAGAAATGAATTTGCTGGCTCGACTTTCCCCACCTAACTATTTGCACTGGTTTGGTACAGATTGGTTGGGCAGAGACATGTTCAGTAGAACTCTTAAAGCATTAATGCACAGCCTATCAATGACTGGAATCGCGATTTTTTTTAGTGCGATCATCGCTTTAATTTTAGCAATCATTGCAAACTTAAACCGTGGATGGAACATGCTCATCGATTTCATAGTGGATTGCGCACTGTCGCTGCCAAGCTTACTGCTACTGATGATTTTGACCGTAAGTTTTGGTAGCGGTTCACAAGGCGTCATGTTTGCTATCGCTTTAAGTCACTGGCCAAAGCTGACTCGTTTATGCAAGAGCGAAATTCAATCTCTTATGTGCTCTGACTATATCAGCCATGCTTTAAACTTCGGACACAAGAAAATTCATGTCATTTTACAGCATGCATTCCCACACTTGCTGCCACAATGGATGACCGGAATGCTGTTACTTTTACCACATGGCTTGCTTCATTCTGCCGCTTTATCTTTTCTTGGATTTGGCTCAGATCCGACACGTGCGTCAATGGGGAAAATATTTGATGAAGCTAATTCTTACCTACTAACTGGACAGTGGTGGTTAGCTGTCTTACCCGGTTTGATGCTCGTCTTTACTATTATTTTATTGTCTCACTGCACGCGCGTGTGGGTACGCAACAATCATTTGAGAGCCCCGTCATGCTGTCTATGA
- a CDS encoding Ig-like domain-containing protein, translating into MKKNIIFTTLALISTHSFASSQTNILFEMENKYSNWHFNDNPTLIPVDGVISITATDKTVEGETVDLTDRVSCITHSTGLKIQDNLLLGVKPGSYQVQCSVYDKTENYNITVNDVELTDLRVGSSDWELIRGKSTELEALGRFSDGAYIDITPSVSWSVGNESVLSISNGVATGIGQGSTTITAAASNGVTSWPVPMDVIESPYVSLDVVGLPHSIKVGEQAHWYVMGVDRYGRRHNVSSQISWNISDQSTIKIDPIEGLQGLKAGSTLISAKIDNIESEPHYIEVYEVVLDKLTVSPNISKVFTNEVVQLHVTGHFTDDTELNMTHQVEWKVSDKNIATVSKDGLLTTLRAGVVTLTAMKDGVESETQTIHVSVNELKGINLEVVPEIISNTYSQGSEAVIRVMGQFADGSEVEIKEGVDISVSDSAIVKLDKGVARGIHPGEASLQVTVDGFSDSHSIRVQSNPGPVVTKLKKNPTTLYTSTPTVDFAKELNAAYYNTFSEDGVYGPNGLKPARFSHAMAREFCQLLSQANYHDRSNWKLATIEQLEALFKENRSLYLSHGWPTSNTYGTDSEISRKGTYHNINMYTGYKSSHAPEQARFVSCVSE; encoded by the coding sequence ATGAAGAAAAATATAATATTCACCACATTAGCTTTGATAAGTACGCATAGTTTCGCTAGTTCCCAGACAAATATTCTATTTGAAATGGAAAACAAATATTCGAACTGGCACTTTAATGATAATCCAACACTGATCCCAGTTGATGGTGTAATCTCTATTACCGCTACAGATAAGACCGTTGAGGGGGAAACAGTTGACTTGACAGACCGCGTGTCATGTATCACTCATTCTACTGGGTTAAAAATTCAGGACAACCTGTTGCTTGGTGTAAAACCTGGTTCGTATCAAGTTCAATGTTCTGTTTATGATAAAACAGAAAACTATAACATTACTGTTAATGATGTTGAGTTAACTGATCTGAGGGTGGGATCGAGTGATTGGGAGTTGATTAGAGGAAAATCTACAGAACTCGAAGCCTTAGGACGTTTTTCTGATGGGGCATACATTGATATCACTCCATCGGTGTCTTGGTCCGTCGGTAATGAAAGTGTATTAAGTATCAGTAATGGGGTTGCTACTGGTATTGGCCAAGGTTCAACCACTATTACAGCTGCTGCAAGCAACGGGGTAACGAGTTGGCCAGTTCCTATGGATGTGATTGAGTCCCCTTATGTTTCATTAGATGTTGTTGGTCTTCCTCATTCAATAAAAGTTGGCGAGCAAGCGCACTGGTATGTAATGGGAGTTGATCGATATGGTCGACGTCATAATGTGTCATCTCAGATTTCTTGGAATATCTCAGACCAATCTACGATTAAGATTGATCCTATTGAGGGTTTGCAAGGTTTGAAAGCAGGAAGCACTCTTATTTCGGCAAAGATAGATAATATTGAAAGTGAGCCACACTACATCGAAGTCTATGAGGTTGTTTTAGATAAGTTAACAGTATCACCAAACATCAGTAAAGTTTTTACCAATGAGGTAGTGCAACTGCATGTGACAGGGCATTTTACTGACGATACAGAGCTTAACATGACTCATCAAGTTGAGTGGAAAGTATCAGACAAAAATATCGCTACAGTATCGAAAGATGGGCTTCTTACGACGTTGCGAGCTGGGGTCGTGACACTAACCGCAATGAAAGATGGAGTTGAAAGTGAGACTCAAACTATTCATGTTTCTGTGAATGAGTTAAAAGGAATTAACCTAGAGGTTGTCCCTGAGATAATTTCGAACACCTATTCTCAGGGTAGTGAGGCTGTTATCAGAGTAATGGGGCAATTCGCTGACGGAAGCGAGGTAGAGATTAAAGAGGGGGTTGATATTTCGGTTTCGGATAGCGCGATTGTAAAATTGGACAAAGGCGTTGCGCGTGGTATTCATCCAGGAGAAGCTTCACTGCAAGTGACAGTAGATGGCTTCAGCGACTCGCATAGCATTCGAGTTCAATCCAACCCTGGTCCGGTAGTAACAAAACTAAAGAAAAACCCAACAACGCTCTATACTTCAACTCCAACTGTTGACTTTGCCAAAGAGCTTAATGCTGCTTATTACAACACGTTTTCAGAAGATGGTGTTTATGGGCCAAATGGTCTAAAGCCTGCAAGGTTCTCTCATGCGATGGCACGTGAATTTTGTCAGCTATTAAGCCAAGCTAATTATCATGATAGAAGTAATTGGAAACTAGCGACAATCGAACAATTGGAGGCGTTGTTTAAAGAAAACCGAAGCTTATATCTAAGTCATGGATGGCCAACATCGAACACATACGGGACTGATTCGGAAATAAGTCGCAAAGGCACTTATCATAACATTAACATGTATACTGGTTACAAAAGTAGCCATGCTCCAGAGCAGGCGAGATTTGTCTCTTGTGTTTCTGAGTAA
- a CDS encoding urease accessory protein UreF, translating to MLTDLRLYQLISPSLPVGAFTYSQGLEWAIEKGWVKDEQSLALWLTSQMQDSLATLEIPILIQLHHLLGVQSYEKAQYWCDFIVASRETKELRIEERQRGAAFAKLLPQLGIDLSEHTFPLVNQTQVAAFALAAEKWEIPLVKLCSAYTWSWLENAVMAGVKLIPLGQTAGQKLLIDLTKFVPEVIEKSMRWPCDRIGSFTPAQVIASCQHETQYTRLFRS from the coding sequence ATGTTGACAGATTTACGTTTGTATCAACTTATTAGCCCATCACTACCTGTAGGTGCGTTCACATATTCTCAAGGGCTCGAATGGGCAATCGAAAAAGGTTGGGTCAAGGATGAGCAAAGTCTTGCATTGTGGTTAACCTCACAAATGCAAGACAGCCTAGCGACGTTAGAAATACCAATTTTGATCCAGTTGCATCATTTGCTTGGTGTGCAGAGCTATGAGAAAGCGCAGTATTGGTGTGATTTCATTGTCGCAAGTCGAGAGACAAAAGAGCTCAGAATAGAAGAGCGTCAACGTGGGGCTGCATTTGCCAAGTTGCTTCCTCAGCTGGGGATCGATTTGTCGGAGCACACTTTTCCGTTGGTCAATCAAACTCAAGTTGCTGCTTTTGCTCTAGCTGCGGAGAAGTGGGAGATCCCCTTGGTGAAACTTTGCTCCGCTTACACGTGGAGCTGGTTAGAAAACGCCGTAATGGCTGGTGTGAAGCTTATTCCTTTAGGACAAACTGCAGGTCAAAAGTTGCTAATTGATCTCACTAAGTTTGTGCCAGAGGTCATCGAGAAATCGATGAGATGGCCGTGCGATCGGATTGGTAGTTTTACTCCAGCTCAGGTGATAGCAAGCTGTCAGCATGAGACGCAATACACTCGTCTTTTCCGTTCATGA
- a CDS encoding urease accessory protein UreD, whose translation MFDMSSSSSGWVAEIYLRYQLKRGITRLIERKQVGPLMVQRPFYPEHGSSHTYLLHPPGGVVAGDLLSINVVVEEGAHSLITTPGATKFYRSIGEVARQAQNLRVEEDAFLEWLPLENIFFPSAAAILETNISLKVSSRFIGWDMQCFGRPMLNETFESGNVIGQTKIFVDDKLILADSLCVDSTKFKAAGMREFPMLGAMYIYPASEALKELVHRSIQDYLMQTKESLEIGLTDVDGLLTVRALGHQTEEIMGCLVLIWKTCRKLWLGYVPDIPRIWAT comes from the coding sequence ATGTTTGATATGTCCAGCTCGTCATCGGGTTGGGTGGCAGAGATCTATCTGCGTTACCAATTGAAGAGAGGCATCACTCGCCTTATTGAAAGGAAGCAAGTTGGGCCATTAATGGTGCAACGACCGTTTTATCCCGAACACGGGAGCTCTCATACCTATTTATTGCACCCTCCAGGTGGTGTTGTTGCAGGGGACTTACTTAGCATCAATGTTGTGGTTGAAGAAGGTGCACATTCCTTGATTACTACGCCTGGAGCAACCAAGTTTTATCGCAGCATAGGTGAGGTTGCGCGCCAAGCACAGAATTTACGCGTAGAAGAGGATGCTTTTTTAGAATGGCTACCTCTCGAAAATATCTTTTTTCCCTCTGCTGCCGCAATACTTGAAACAAACATTTCATTAAAGGTGTCATCGCGTTTTATTGGGTGGGATATGCAGTGTTTTGGCCGTCCAATGCTCAATGAGACATTTGAATCCGGTAATGTCATCGGACAAACCAAAATCTTTGTTGATGACAAACTTATACTAGCAGATTCGCTCTGTGTAGATAGTACGAAGTTTAAAGCGGCCGGAATGCGCGAGTTTCCGATGCTTGGAGCTATGTATATATATCCCGCAAGTGAAGCTTTGAAAGAGTTAGTTCATCGCTCGATTCAAGACTACTTGATGCAAACAAAAGAGTCGTTGGAAATCGGTTTAACAGATGTTGATGGTTTATTGACTGTTCGAGCACTCGGTCATCAGACAGAGGAAATTATGGGCTGCTTAGTCCTGATTTGGAAAACATGTCGCAAGCTCTGGTTAGGTTATGTACCTGACATACCAAGAATTTGGGCGACGTAA
- the ureG gene encoding urease accessory protein UreG, with protein sequence MQEYNNQDYKQPLRIGVGGPVGSGKTALLEILCKTIRDKYQIAVVTNDIYTQEDAKILTRAQALDADRIIGVETGGCPHTAIREDASMNLAAVEELAKRHKNLDVVFVESGGDNLSATFSPELADLTIYVIDVAEGEKIPRKGGPGITRSDLLVINKIDLAPYVGASLDVMEADTARMRPEKPYVFTNLKDGIGLQKIIDFIVDKGMLPKVD encoded by the coding sequence ATGCAAGAATATAATAATCAAGATTACAAACAACCGCTGAGAATTGGTGTCGGAGGTCCTGTGGGGTCAGGTAAAACAGCCCTGCTTGAAATCCTATGTAAAACAATACGTGACAAATATCAAATTGCGGTCGTTACGAATGACATCTATACGCAAGAAGATGCAAAAATTTTAACACGCGCACAAGCACTAGATGCTGATCGCATAATTGGTGTTGAAACAGGAGGATGTCCTCATACCGCAATCCGTGAGGACGCTTCTATGAATTTAGCGGCGGTCGAAGAATTAGCAAAACGTCACAAAAATTTAGATGTGGTTTTTGTCGAAAGTGGTGGCGACAATTTGAGCGCAACATTTAGCCCAGAGTTGGCAGATTTAACCATTTATGTCATTGACGTTGCTGAAGGTGAAAAGATCCCACGTAAAGGGGGCCCTGGCATCACCCGCTCTGATTTGTTGGTGATCAATAAGATAGACCTAGCGCCGTATGTTGGAGCATCACTGGATGTTATGGAGGCAGATACTGCTCGTATGCGCCCAGAAAAACCTTACGTCTTTACCAACCTGAAGGATGGTATTGGTCTTCAAAAAATTATTGATTTCATTGTAGACAAAGGTATGCTGCCCAAAGTGGATTAA
- the ureE gene encoding urease accessory protein UreE, protein MIRFTQVINSEGRANFTDRENCLSVCLTMDERTKSRLKVCLNNGDEAGLFLPRGTVLKEGDLLQAETGEIALVEAAEEVVSTAFTDDLLLLAKACYHLGNRHVPLQVELGWCRYLHDHVLDDMVKGLGLGVRVERAKYQPEPGAYGGSISGASHGHHHH, encoded by the coding sequence ATGATTCGATTCACACAAGTTATTAACAGTGAAGGTAGAGCTAATTTCACCGACAGAGAAAATTGCCTGAGCGTATGTTTAACCATGGATGAGAGAACTAAAAGCAGACTAAAGGTTTGCTTGAATAACGGTGATGAAGCTGGTTTGTTTTTACCTCGCGGAACCGTATTAAAAGAAGGTGATCTTCTGCAAGCAGAGACCGGTGAAATTGCTCTTGTTGAGGCGGCTGAGGAGGTGGTATCTACAGCTTTTACTGACGATTTATTGTTACTTGCCAAAGCGTGTTATCACCTGGGAAACAGGCATGTACCACTACAAGTGGAGCTAGGTTGGTGCCGCTATCTGCATGATCATGTACTCGATGATATGGTCAAAGGACTTGGTTTGGGGGTTCGTGTTGAGCGAGCTAAATACCAACCTGAGCCCGGAGCTTACGGTGGCTCAATAAGTGGTGCTTCTCACGGTCACCATCATCATTAA
- a CDS encoding ABC transporter substrate-binding protein, with the protein MKKLPVLLIAALLCAFSTSSYASQPNTLFVALGDEPVKGFDSVLGWGKYGNPLIQSTLLKYNKNFELQGDLAISWQLSEDKLSWSIKIRSDILFSDLSSLTAEDVAFTFLQAKRTLSAHDLSNLKDVVVLSPTHLRFDLKQPDITFIDHFVSIGIVPKHAYSKNYAQYPIGSGPYQFVQWKKGQSVTLRVNPNYYAEKPAFNELVIVFGSESSRFALFKTGQLHLTTLPQKFVSSLPKESKLWSINSVDNRGIVWPMLSTKEGNKESAISSDIAIRQAVDLAIDRSVIIQQLLNGYAHPAYSVADGLPWGPMTPSEHHYDVKRAQQTLTSAGWIDSNNDGIRERNSINAEMTLYYKAGDSVREELAITISQMLKPIGIKLDIVGADWDTIAKHMHNNPVLMGFGSHSANEIRSLFHSDYAGVDFYNSGLYQNEEVDHLIDQAIHASSWQESLPLWQESQKLIEKDLPWTWLVNLDHLYATNKCLDLGSPLTEPHAHGWPLVSNIAEWRWVCQ; encoded by the coding sequence ATGAAAAAGCTACCCGTGCTTTTAATAGCTGCGCTACTCTGCGCTTTTTCTACATCTTCTTATGCGTCACAACCAAACACTTTATTTGTTGCTCTCGGGGACGAACCTGTAAAAGGATTTGACTCGGTCCTTGGTTGGGGAAAGTATGGGAACCCTCTAATTCAATCTACTTTATTGAAATATAATAAAAATTTTGAATTACAAGGCGATCTCGCTATTTCTTGGCAGCTATCTGAAGACAAGCTTTCTTGGTCTATCAAAATCCGCTCAGATATTCTTTTTAGCGACCTTTCTTCCTTAACAGCAGAGGACGTCGCATTCACATTTCTTCAAGCGAAGCGCACATTGAGTGCTCATGATCTGTCAAACCTAAAAGACGTCGTGGTGCTTTCTCCTACGCATTTACGCTTCGATCTAAAGCAGCCAGATATTACATTTATCGACCACTTTGTTTCTATAGGTATCGTGCCAAAACACGCCTACTCTAAAAACTATGCTCAATATCCAATAGGTTCTGGGCCTTACCAATTTGTTCAATGGAAAAAAGGCCAGTCTGTCACTTTACGTGTTAATCCAAACTACTATGCTGAGAAACCAGCTTTTAACGAGCTAGTGATTGTTTTTGGAAGCGAGTCCTCACGCTTTGCGTTGTTCAAAACAGGTCAACTTCACCTAACAACGTTACCTCAAAAATTCGTGAGCTCATTACCGAAAGAGAGCAAACTCTGGTCCATCAATAGTGTTGATAACCGCGGTATTGTCTGGCCAATGCTCTCAACAAAAGAGGGAAATAAAGAAAGTGCGATTAGTAGCGATATTGCTATTCGTCAAGCCGTAGATCTGGCAATCGATCGCTCTGTTATTATTCAACAACTATTAAATGGATACGCACATCCAGCATACTCTGTTGCCGATGGCTTACCCTGGGGTCCAATGACTCCCTCAGAGCACCATTACGATGTAAAGCGAGCTCAGCAAACGTTAACCTCTGCTGGATGGATTGATAGTAACAACGACGGAATAAGAGAGCGTAACAGCATCAATGCAGAAATGACGCTCTACTACAAGGCCGGTGACAGTGTAAGAGAAGAATTAGCAATTACTATCAGTCAAATGCTAAAACCTATTGGCATCAAGTTAGACATTGTCGGTGCTGACTGGGACACTATTGCAAAACATATGCACAACAATCCTGTATTAATGGGATTTGGCAGTCATTCAGCCAATGAAATTCGGTCTTTATTTCACTCTGATTATGCGGGCGTGGATTTTTACAACTCTGGTTTATACCAAAACGAAGAGGTAGATCATTTAATCGATCAAGCTATTCATGCTTCTTCTTGGCAAGAGTCTCTGCCGCTTTGGCAAGAGTCTCAAAAGCTCATCGAAAAGGACTTACCTTGGACTTGGTTGGTCAACCTAGACCACCTATATGCTACCAATAAATGTTTGGACCTCGGCTCACCATTAACGGAACCTCACGCCCATGGTTGGCCACTAGTGAGCAACATCGCCGAATGGCGCTGGGTATGTCAATGA